The proteins below are encoded in one region of Oncorhynchus kisutch isolate 150728-3 linkage group LG14, Okis_V2, whole genome shotgun sequence:
- the LOC109903871 gene encoding akirin-2-like: MACGATLKRTMDFDPLMSPTSPKRRRCIPVSPSSSPRKYLRMEPSPFGEVSSRLSAEQILNNIKQEYKRIQKRKHIDGVYQQTEGCYSPESPPHLSGSSMPGTSAGGSSPSKKEQPLFTLRQVGMICERLLNEREDKVREEYEETMTSKLAEQYDTFVKFTHDQLMRRFGEQPASYVS; encoded by the exons ATGGCGTGTGGAGCGACCCTGAAAAGGACCATGGATTTTGATCCATTGATGAGTCCGACGTCCCCTAAAAGGAGAAGATGTATTCCGGTGtccccatcatcatcaccacggAAATACCTTCGCATGGAGCCGTCACCATTTGGAGAAGTGTCATCCAGACTATCAGCTG AGCAAATTCTGAACAACATCAAGCAGGAGTACAAACGCATTCAGAAGAGAAAGCACATAGATGGAGTTTACCAACAGACAGAGGGTTGCTACTCGCCAGAGTCTCCACCCCATCTTAGTGGATCCAGTATGCCAG GCACATCTGCTGGAGGTTCTTCTCCATCAAAGAAAGAACAGCCCTTATTTACTCTTAGACAGGTTGGAATGATTTGTGAACGTCTACTGAATGAGCGTGAAGACAAAGTGCGGGAGGAATATGAGGAGACCATGACTTCCAAGTTGGCAG AACAATATGACACTTTTGTGAAGTTTACACATGACCAGTTGATGCGAAGATTTGGAGAGCAACCTGCAagct ATGTTTCCTGA